In Nasonia vitripennis strain AsymCx chromosome 2, Nvit_psr_1.1, whole genome shotgun sequence, a genomic segment contains:
- the LOC100119679 gene encoding metaxin-2 isoform X1 gives MFKEELKIFRENQQEDETELPLQTRIRQSLYTSLLEFEEISHSSQDDSLKKISKVTAICGGNTLDIHPQEPWPQPIHLYQPYEVEQILLPDNANCLAVQAYLKMCNLDFTIEPRWNAEYMSPSAKVPFIKCGAFVIPDYDNIVSFISSKGASLSEGLSEEDKVNLRAYQSLVNNVLHNAELYVCWCHEDTYNSITKNRHGSVYPWPLNHLLNWQKRNQITKRLNVLGYATKTLKEIFDDVEKCCEALSERLEDKMYFFGDSPNELDALVFSHVHTLTTSNLPSPIQELAAIIRRYPLLIDHAYLINKCFFNRTPNLSIDSFEVIEDSSEEIYTQRTRCSGIWTYIQYNNNTTY, from the exons ATGTTTAaagaagaattgaaaatttttagagAGAACCAACAAGAAGACGAAACTGAATTGCCTTTACAAACGCGAATACGTCAATCGTTGTATACCAGTTTACTGGAGTTCGAGGAG ATTTCTCATTCTTCTCAGGACGACTCGCTGAAAAAAATTAGCAAAGTTACGGCTATTTGCGGTGGGAACACGTTGGATATTCATC CACAAGAGCCATGGCCCCAGCCGATTCATCTGTACCAGCCTTACGAGGTGGAGCAGATTTTGTTACCTGACAACGCGAATTGTTTGGCTGTTCAGGCCTACCTCAAAATGTGCAACTTGGACTTTACGATTGAGCCTAGATGGAATGCCGAGTACATGTCCCCCTCTGCAAAAGTTCCTTTCATCAAGTGTGGAGCCTTTGTCATTCCGGACTACGATAACATTGTGTCCTTTATAAGTAGCAAGGGTGCAAGTCTTTCCGAAGGCCTGTCAGAAGAGGACAAGGTCAATCTGAGAGCCTACCAATCGTTGGTCAACAATGTCCTGCACAATGCTGAGTTGTATGTCTGTTGGTGCCACGAGGATACATATAATAGCATTACAAAAAATAGACATGGAAGTGTGTACCCATGGCCATTGAATCACCTGCTTAATTGGCAGAAAAGAAATCAAATAACAAAGAGATTAAATGTCCTTGGCTATGCTACTAAAACATTGAAAGAGATCTTCGACGATGTTGAAAAATGCTGTGAAGCACTTTCCGAGAGGCTAGAGGATAAGATGTACTTTTTTGGAGACAG TCCAAATGAATTAGATGCTTTGGTTTTTTCCCATGTCCACACCTTGACAACATCAAATCTTCCATCACCTATTCAAGAGTTAGCCGCAATCATTCGCAGATATCCTCTCCTTATAGATCATGCTTACTTGATTAACAAATGCTTTTTCAATCGCACACCCAACCTCAGCATTGATAGCTTTGAAGTGATAGAAGATTCATCAGAAGAAATTTAT ACCCAACGAACTAGATGCTCTGGTATTTGGACATATATTCAGTATAATAACAACACCACTTACTAA
- the LOC100118197 gene encoding 60S ribosomal protein L23, which translates to MSKRGRGGSAGAKFRISLGLPVGAVINCADNTGAKNLYVIAVQGIKGRLNRLPAAGSGDMIVATVKKGKPELRKKVMPAVVIRQRKPFRRKDGVFIYFEDNAGVIVNNKGEMKGSAITGPVAKECADLWPRIASNASSIA; encoded by the exons ATGTCGAAGAGAG GACGTGGTGGATCGGCGGGAGCCAAGTTCCGCATATCGCTGGGTTTGCCGGTTGGAGCCGTGATCAACTGCGCCGACAACACCG gtGCTAAGAACCTGTATGTCATCGCCGTACAGGGAATCAAAGGTCGCCTGAACCGTCTTCCAGCAGCCGGATCAGGTGACATGATTGTTGCTACAGTCAAGAAGGGAAAGCCTGAACTCAGGAAAAAGG tTATGCCGGCGGTGGTTATTCGGCAGCGGAAACCGTTCCGCAGGAAGGACGGGGTGTTTATATACTTTGAAGACAATGCAGGGGTCATTGTCAACAATAAGGGTGAAATGAAAGGTTCTGCTATCACAGGTCCAGTTGCAAAAGAATGTGCAGATTTATGGCCCAGAATTGCATCTAATGCTAGCAGTATCGCTTAA
- the LOC100119679 gene encoding metaxin-2 isoform X4, with product MFKEELKIFRENQQEDETELPLQTRIRQSLYTSLLEFEEDDSLKKISKVTAICGGNTLDIHPQEPWPQPIHLYQPYEVEQILLPDNANCLAVQAYLKMCNLDFTIEPRWNAEYMSPSAKVPFIKCGAFVIPDYDNIVSFISSKGASLSEGLSEEDKVNLRAYQSLVNNVLHNAELYVCWCHEDTYNSITKNRHGSVYPWPLNHLLNWQKRNQITKRLNVLGYATKTLKEIFDDVEKCCEALSERLEDKMYFFGDSPNELDALVFSHVHTLTTSNLPSPIQELAAIIRRYPLLIDHAYLINKCFFNRTPNLSIDSFEVIEDSSEEIYVNPFDQIPC from the exons ATGTTTAaagaagaattgaaaatttttagagAGAACCAACAAGAAGACGAAACTGAATTGCCTTTACAAACGCGAATACGTCAATCGTTGTATACCAGTTTACTGGAGTTCGAGGAG GACGACTCGCTGAAAAAAATTAGCAAAGTTACGGCTATTTGCGGTGGGAACACGTTGGATATTCATC CACAAGAGCCATGGCCCCAGCCGATTCATCTGTACCAGCCTTACGAGGTGGAGCAGATTTTGTTACCTGACAACGCGAATTGTTTGGCTGTTCAGGCCTACCTCAAAATGTGCAACTTGGACTTTACGATTGAGCCTAGATGGAATGCCGAGTACATGTCCCCCTCTGCAAAAGTTCCTTTCATCAAGTGTGGAGCCTTTGTCATTCCGGACTACGATAACATTGTGTCCTTTATAAGTAGCAAGGGTGCAAGTCTTTCCGAAGGCCTGTCAGAAGAGGACAAGGTCAATCTGAGAGCCTACCAATCGTTGGTCAACAATGTCCTGCACAATGCTGAGTTGTATGTCTGTTGGTGCCACGAGGATACATATAATAGCATTACAAAAAATAGACATGGAAGTGTGTACCCATGGCCATTGAATCACCTGCTTAATTGGCAGAAAAGAAATCAAATAACAAAGAGATTAAATGTCCTTGGCTATGCTACTAAAACATTGAAAGAGATCTTCGACGATGTTGAAAAATGCTGTGAAGCACTTTCCGAGAGGCTAGAGGATAAGATGTACTTTTTTGGAGACAG TCCAAATGAATTAGATGCTTTGGTTTTTTCCCATGTCCACACCTTGACAACATCAAATCTTCCATCACCTATTCAAGAGTTAGCCGCAATCATTCGCAGATATCCTCTCCTTATAGATCATGCTTACTTGATTAACAAATGCTTTTTCAATCGCACACCCAACCTCAGCATTGATAGCTTTGAAGTGATAGAAGATTCATCAGAAGAAATTTATGTAAATCCTTTTGATCAAATTCCATGCTAA
- the LOC100119679 gene encoding metaxin-2 isoform X6, translating to MQNSTLLDPWNVELGAQEPWPQPIHLYQPYEVEQILLPDNANCLAVQAYLKMCNLDFTIEPRWNAEYMSPSAKVPFIKCGAFVIPDYDNIVSFISSKGASLSEGLSEEDKVNLRAYQSLVNNVLHNAELYVCWCHEDTYNSITKNRHGSVYPWPLNHLLNWQKRNQITKRLNVLGYATKTLKEIFDDVEKCCEALSERLEDKMYFFGDSPNELDALVFSHVHTLTTSNLPSPIQELAAIIRRYPLLIDHAYLINKCFFNRTPNLSIDSFEVIEDSSEEIYTQRTRCSGIWTYIQYNNNTTY from the exons ATGCAGAATTCGACGCTTCTGGATCCGTGGAACGTCGAGTTAGGAG CACAAGAGCCATGGCCCCAGCCGATTCATCTGTACCAGCCTTACGAGGTGGAGCAGATTTTGTTACCTGACAACGCGAATTGTTTGGCTGTTCAGGCCTACCTCAAAATGTGCAACTTGGACTTTACGATTGAGCCTAGATGGAATGCCGAGTACATGTCCCCCTCTGCAAAAGTTCCTTTCATCAAGTGTGGAGCCTTTGTCATTCCGGACTACGATAACATTGTGTCCTTTATAAGTAGCAAGGGTGCAAGTCTTTCCGAAGGCCTGTCAGAAGAGGACAAGGTCAATCTGAGAGCCTACCAATCGTTGGTCAACAATGTCCTGCACAATGCTGAGTTGTATGTCTGTTGGTGCCACGAGGATACATATAATAGCATTACAAAAAATAGACATGGAAGTGTGTACCCATGGCCATTGAATCACCTGCTTAATTGGCAGAAAAGAAATCAAATAACAAAGAGATTAAATGTCCTTGGCTATGCTACTAAAACATTGAAAGAGATCTTCGACGATGTTGAAAAATGCTGTGAAGCACTTTCCGAGAGGCTAGAGGATAAGATGTACTTTTTTGGAGACAG TCCAAATGAATTAGATGCTTTGGTTTTTTCCCATGTCCACACCTTGACAACATCAAATCTTCCATCACCTATTCAAGAGTTAGCCGCAATCATTCGCAGATATCCTCTCCTTATAGATCATGCTTACTTGATTAACAAATGCTTTTTCAATCGCACACCCAACCTCAGCATTGATAGCTTTGAAGTGATAGAAGATTCATCAGAAGAAATTTAT ACCCAACGAACTAGATGCTCTGGTATTTGGACATATATTCAGTATAATAACAACACCACTTACTAA
- the LOC100119679 gene encoding metaxin-2 isoform X5 has product MFKEELKIFRENQQEDETELPLQTRIRQSLYTSLLEFEEISHSSQDDSLKKISKVTAICGGNTLDIHPQEPWPQPIHLYQPYEVEQILLPDNANCLAVQAYLKMCNLDFTIEPRWNAEYMSPSAKVPFIKCGAFVIPDYDNIVSFISSKGASLSEGLSEEDKVNLRAYQSLVNNVLHNAELYVCWCHEDTYNSITKNRHGSVYPWPLNHLLNWQKRNQITKRLNVLGYATKTLKEIFDDVEKCCEALSERLEDKMYFFGDRPNELDALVFGHIFSIITTPLTKDNTLANIVRNHPTLIKHCRNIEDSIFSPHAIGIK; this is encoded by the exons ATGTTTAaagaagaattgaaaatttttagagAGAACCAACAAGAAGACGAAACTGAATTGCCTTTACAAACGCGAATACGTCAATCGTTGTATACCAGTTTACTGGAGTTCGAGGAG ATTTCTCATTCTTCTCAGGACGACTCGCTGAAAAAAATTAGCAAAGTTACGGCTATTTGCGGTGGGAACACGTTGGATATTCATC CACAAGAGCCATGGCCCCAGCCGATTCATCTGTACCAGCCTTACGAGGTGGAGCAGATTTTGTTACCTGACAACGCGAATTGTTTGGCTGTTCAGGCCTACCTCAAAATGTGCAACTTGGACTTTACGATTGAGCCTAGATGGAATGCCGAGTACATGTCCCCCTCTGCAAAAGTTCCTTTCATCAAGTGTGGAGCCTTTGTCATTCCGGACTACGATAACATTGTGTCCTTTATAAGTAGCAAGGGTGCAAGTCTTTCCGAAGGCCTGTCAGAAGAGGACAAGGTCAATCTGAGAGCCTACCAATCGTTGGTCAACAATGTCCTGCACAATGCTGAGTTGTATGTCTGTTGGTGCCACGAGGATACATATAATAGCATTACAAAAAATAGACATGGAAGTGTGTACCCATGGCCATTGAATCACCTGCTTAATTGGCAGAAAAGAAATCAAATAACAAAGAGATTAAATGTCCTTGGCTATGCTACTAAAACATTGAAAGAGATCTTCGACGATGTTGAAAAATGCTGTGAAGCACTTTCCGAGAGGCTAGAGGATAAGATGTACTTTTTTGGAGACAG ACCCAACGAACTAGATGCTCTGGTATTTGGACATATATTCAGTATAATAACAACACCACTTACTAAAGATAATACTTTGGCCAATATAGTGAGGAACCATCCAACCCTCATCAAACATTGCAGAAACATCGAGGATAG CATTTTTTCACCCCATGCTATAGGGATCAAGTAG
- the LOC100119679 gene encoding metaxin-2 isoform X2, with protein sequence MFKEELKIFRENQQEDETELPLQTRIRQSLYTSLLEFEEDDSLKKISKVTAICGGNTLDIHPQEPWPQPIHLYQPYEVEQILLPDNANCLAVQAYLKMCNLDFTIEPRWNAEYMSPSAKVPFIKCGAFVIPDYDNIVSFISSKGASLSEGLSEEDKVNLRAYQSLVNNVLHNAELYVCWCHEDTYNSITKNRHGSVYPWPLNHLLNWQKRNQITKRLNVLGYATKTLKEIFDDVEKCCEALSERLEDKMYFFGDSPNELDALVFSHVHTLTTSNLPSPIQELAAIIRRYPLLIDHAYLINKCFFNRTPNLSIDSFEVIEDSSEEIYTQRTRCSGIWTYIQYNNNTTY encoded by the exons ATGTTTAaagaagaattgaaaatttttagagAGAACCAACAAGAAGACGAAACTGAATTGCCTTTACAAACGCGAATACGTCAATCGTTGTATACCAGTTTACTGGAGTTCGAGGAG GACGACTCGCTGAAAAAAATTAGCAAAGTTACGGCTATTTGCGGTGGGAACACGTTGGATATTCATC CACAAGAGCCATGGCCCCAGCCGATTCATCTGTACCAGCCTTACGAGGTGGAGCAGATTTTGTTACCTGACAACGCGAATTGTTTGGCTGTTCAGGCCTACCTCAAAATGTGCAACTTGGACTTTACGATTGAGCCTAGATGGAATGCCGAGTACATGTCCCCCTCTGCAAAAGTTCCTTTCATCAAGTGTGGAGCCTTTGTCATTCCGGACTACGATAACATTGTGTCCTTTATAAGTAGCAAGGGTGCAAGTCTTTCCGAAGGCCTGTCAGAAGAGGACAAGGTCAATCTGAGAGCCTACCAATCGTTGGTCAACAATGTCCTGCACAATGCTGAGTTGTATGTCTGTTGGTGCCACGAGGATACATATAATAGCATTACAAAAAATAGACATGGAAGTGTGTACCCATGGCCATTGAATCACCTGCTTAATTGGCAGAAAAGAAATCAAATAACAAAGAGATTAAATGTCCTTGGCTATGCTACTAAAACATTGAAAGAGATCTTCGACGATGTTGAAAAATGCTGTGAAGCACTTTCCGAGAGGCTAGAGGATAAGATGTACTTTTTTGGAGACAG TCCAAATGAATTAGATGCTTTGGTTTTTTCCCATGTCCACACCTTGACAACATCAAATCTTCCATCACCTATTCAAGAGTTAGCCGCAATCATTCGCAGATATCCTCTCCTTATAGATCATGCTTACTTGATTAACAAATGCTTTTTCAATCGCACACCCAACCTCAGCATTGATAGCTTTGAAGTGATAGAAGATTCATCAGAAGAAATTTAT ACCCAACGAACTAGATGCTCTGGTATTTGGACATATATTCAGTATAATAACAACACCACTTACTAA
- the LOC100119679 gene encoding metaxin-2 isoform X3, with amino-acid sequence MFKEELKIFRENQQEDETELPLQTRIRQSLYTSLLEFEEISHSSQDDSLKKISKVTAICGGNTLDIHPQEPWPQPIHLYQPYEVEQILLPDNANCLAVQAYLKMCNLDFTIEPRWNAEYMSPSAKVPFIKCGAFVIPDYDNIVSFISSKGASLSEGLSEEDKVNLRAYQSLVNNVLHNAELYVCWCHEDTYNSITKNRHGSVYPWPLNHLLNWQKRNQITKRLNVLGYATKTLKEIFDDVEKCCEALSERLEDKMYFFGDSPNELDALVFSHVHTLTTSNLPSPIQELAAIIRRYPLLIDHAYLINKCFFNRTPNLSIDSFEVIEDSSEEIYVNPFDQIPC; translated from the exons ATGTTTAaagaagaattgaaaatttttagagAGAACCAACAAGAAGACGAAACTGAATTGCCTTTACAAACGCGAATACGTCAATCGTTGTATACCAGTTTACTGGAGTTCGAGGAG ATTTCTCATTCTTCTCAGGACGACTCGCTGAAAAAAATTAGCAAAGTTACGGCTATTTGCGGTGGGAACACGTTGGATATTCATC CACAAGAGCCATGGCCCCAGCCGATTCATCTGTACCAGCCTTACGAGGTGGAGCAGATTTTGTTACCTGACAACGCGAATTGTTTGGCTGTTCAGGCCTACCTCAAAATGTGCAACTTGGACTTTACGATTGAGCCTAGATGGAATGCCGAGTACATGTCCCCCTCTGCAAAAGTTCCTTTCATCAAGTGTGGAGCCTTTGTCATTCCGGACTACGATAACATTGTGTCCTTTATAAGTAGCAAGGGTGCAAGTCTTTCCGAAGGCCTGTCAGAAGAGGACAAGGTCAATCTGAGAGCCTACCAATCGTTGGTCAACAATGTCCTGCACAATGCTGAGTTGTATGTCTGTTGGTGCCACGAGGATACATATAATAGCATTACAAAAAATAGACATGGAAGTGTGTACCCATGGCCATTGAATCACCTGCTTAATTGGCAGAAAAGAAATCAAATAACAAAGAGATTAAATGTCCTTGGCTATGCTACTAAAACATTGAAAGAGATCTTCGACGATGTTGAAAAATGCTGTGAAGCACTTTCCGAGAGGCTAGAGGATAAGATGTACTTTTTTGGAGACAG TCCAAATGAATTAGATGCTTTGGTTTTTTCCCATGTCCACACCTTGACAACATCAAATCTTCCATCACCTATTCAAGAGTTAGCCGCAATCATTCGCAGATATCCTCTCCTTATAGATCATGCTTACTTGATTAACAAATGCTTTTTCAATCGCACACCCAACCTCAGCATTGATAGCTTTGAAGTGATAGAAGATTCATCAGAAGAAATTTATGTAAATCCTTTTGATCAAATTCCATGCTAA
- the LOC100119679 gene encoding metaxin-2 isoform X7, producing MQNSTLLDPWNVELGAQEPWPQPIHLYQPYEVEQILLPDNANCLAVQAYLKMCNLDFTIEPRWNAEYMSPSAKVPFIKCGAFVIPDYDNIVSFISSKGASLSEGLSEEDKVNLRAYQSLVNNVLHNAELYVCWCHEDTYNSITKNRHGSVYPWPLNHLLNWQKRNQITKRLNVLGYATKTLKEIFDDVEKCCEALSERLEDKMYFFGDSPNELDALVFSHVHTLTTSNLPSPIQELAAIIRRYPLLIDHAYLINKCFFNRTPNLSIDSFEVIEDSSEEIYVNPFDQIPC from the exons ATGCAGAATTCGACGCTTCTGGATCCGTGGAACGTCGAGTTAGGAG CACAAGAGCCATGGCCCCAGCCGATTCATCTGTACCAGCCTTACGAGGTGGAGCAGATTTTGTTACCTGACAACGCGAATTGTTTGGCTGTTCAGGCCTACCTCAAAATGTGCAACTTGGACTTTACGATTGAGCCTAGATGGAATGCCGAGTACATGTCCCCCTCTGCAAAAGTTCCTTTCATCAAGTGTGGAGCCTTTGTCATTCCGGACTACGATAACATTGTGTCCTTTATAAGTAGCAAGGGTGCAAGTCTTTCCGAAGGCCTGTCAGAAGAGGACAAGGTCAATCTGAGAGCCTACCAATCGTTGGTCAACAATGTCCTGCACAATGCTGAGTTGTATGTCTGTTGGTGCCACGAGGATACATATAATAGCATTACAAAAAATAGACATGGAAGTGTGTACCCATGGCCATTGAATCACCTGCTTAATTGGCAGAAAAGAAATCAAATAACAAAGAGATTAAATGTCCTTGGCTATGCTACTAAAACATTGAAAGAGATCTTCGACGATGTTGAAAAATGCTGTGAAGCACTTTCCGAGAGGCTAGAGGATAAGATGTACTTTTTTGGAGACAG TCCAAATGAATTAGATGCTTTGGTTTTTTCCCATGTCCACACCTTGACAACATCAAATCTTCCATCACCTATTCAAGAGTTAGCCGCAATCATTCGCAGATATCCTCTCCTTATAGATCATGCTTACTTGATTAACAAATGCTTTTTCAATCGCACACCCAACCTCAGCATTGATAGCTTTGAAGTGATAGAAGATTCATCAGAAGAAATTTATGTAAATCCTTTTGATCAAATTCCATGCTAA
- the LOC100119679 gene encoding metaxin-2 isoform X8 codes for MQNSTLLDPWNVELGAQEPWPQPIHLYQPYEVEQILLPDNANCLAVQAYLKMCNLDFTIEPRWNAEYMSPSAKVPFIKCGAFVIPDYDNIVSFISSKGASLSEGLSEEDKVNLRAYQSLVNNVLHNAELYVCWCHEDTYNSITKNRHGSVYPWPLNHLLNWQKRNQITKRLNVLGYATKTLKEIFDDVEKCCEALSERLEDKMYFFGDRPNELDALVFGHIFSIITTPLTKDNTLANIVRNHPTLIKHCRNIEDSIFSPHAIGIK; via the exons ATGCAGAATTCGACGCTTCTGGATCCGTGGAACGTCGAGTTAGGAG CACAAGAGCCATGGCCCCAGCCGATTCATCTGTACCAGCCTTACGAGGTGGAGCAGATTTTGTTACCTGACAACGCGAATTGTTTGGCTGTTCAGGCCTACCTCAAAATGTGCAACTTGGACTTTACGATTGAGCCTAGATGGAATGCCGAGTACATGTCCCCCTCTGCAAAAGTTCCTTTCATCAAGTGTGGAGCCTTTGTCATTCCGGACTACGATAACATTGTGTCCTTTATAAGTAGCAAGGGTGCAAGTCTTTCCGAAGGCCTGTCAGAAGAGGACAAGGTCAATCTGAGAGCCTACCAATCGTTGGTCAACAATGTCCTGCACAATGCTGAGTTGTATGTCTGTTGGTGCCACGAGGATACATATAATAGCATTACAAAAAATAGACATGGAAGTGTGTACCCATGGCCATTGAATCACCTGCTTAATTGGCAGAAAAGAAATCAAATAACAAAGAGATTAAATGTCCTTGGCTATGCTACTAAAACATTGAAAGAGATCTTCGACGATGTTGAAAAATGCTGTGAAGCACTTTCCGAGAGGCTAGAGGATAAGATGTACTTTTTTGGAGACAG ACCCAACGAACTAGATGCTCTGGTATTTGGACATATATTCAGTATAATAACAACACCACTTACTAAAGATAATACTTTGGCCAATATAGTGAGGAACCATCCAACCCTCATCAAACATTGCAGAAACATCGAGGATAG CATTTTTTCACCCCATGCTATAGGGATCAAGTAG